In Rhizorhabdus phycosphaerae, the genomic stretch CGCAGGCGCAGCAATGCGCCCAGCGTGAGATCGAGCCCGGCCTCGACGCCCTGATGCCGCGTCTTGCCCGCGTTGAACGTCGAGGCGGGGAAGGTCGGGCTGATCGCATATTGCAGCATCTCGCCCTTCAGATCGGCGCGGTAGATGCCGATGTCCCAGGACGCGATGCCATGACGACCGCGCGTGCCGATCTCGAAGGTCCAGGCTTTCTGCGTGCCGACCGCAGTGAAGCCGGGAAGCCCCGTCGCCGGGGTCTGGCTGAGTTCGCTGAAGCCCGGCAGTTCGACCGAGCGGTTATAGTTGGAGTAGAGCTGAACGCCGTCGGCCAGATCGTAGAGCAGCCCGATCTTCGGCGCGAAGGCGTCGAAATCCGCTGAACCGCTGCGCGCGGCAACGAGGCGGTTGACGATCTCGCGCTTGCCGCTGGTATAGATGCCGCCCGCCACGAGCGTCAGCCGATCGACCGGCTTGAGGCGCAACTCTCCATAGCTGTTGATCGTCCGCGCGGTCTGCCGGACATTGGCCGTCGGAGCGCCCCGATTTCCGGCGACGTTGAAGAACTGCTTGGCCGCGACCTTGCCGAACCGCGCCTGGGTCCCCAGCGTGATCTCCCAGTCCATGCCCGCCGCACGCCCGCTAAGGTCGAGGCTGGCGAAGACCCCGCGATCGTCGCTGTTCTGGTCGATCACCTGAAAGATCGGGTGGAACAGCTTCTTTGCGTTGTAGAAGCCGCCAAAAGCCAGCGTGCCGGTGCCCAGATCCACCGTGGTGCGGTTCTGCAGCCGGATCGAGTCGATGTCGCGTTCCTGATCCAGCGCGATGATGCTGGGAAGCGCCTGACGCGGATTCGTCCGGACCTGGTCGAGGCTGAGGGCGCCCGGCAGGTCCTGGTCGATCCGGCTCGCCACGATATAGAATCGCGTCTCGATCGCATCGGCAAGCCGCAGGCCGACATTGCCGTTGAAGCGCAGCGCGCCACGCTTCGCATGCTGCCGGTCGCCGTCCGAGTTATCGGTCGTAAGGGCCACATAGGCGTCGCCCCGCTCGTCGGCGAAGGCCGCTGCCGCCTTGGTCCGGATAGTCGAGAAGCTGCCGCCATCGACGCGCAGTTCGAGGCGCGGAGCGGTACGGCCGGTCGGCGTCACGGCGTTGATCGCGCCGCCGAGCGTGGAACCGCCAAAGCGCAGCGCGTTCGCACCACGATAGACCTCGATCCGCTCGAACACCTGCGGGTCGAGTTCCTGGAAATCGCCATTGTCGTCGGCGAGATTGATGGGGATGCCGTCCTGGAGAAGCGTCAGGCCGCGCATGTGGAAACCCCGGCTGAGCCCCGATCCCCGGATCGACAGCCGGATCTCCTGGCCAAAACGCGGCTGCATATAGACGCCCGGCGAGAAGGCGAGCGCGTCACGCAGGCTGACGGCGACACGATCGGCGAACTCCGCGGCATCGACGACGTCGACACCACCGGGGCGCTTCTCGACCTCACGCCGCGCCTCTTCGGTGACCGAGGCAGCGGTCACCACGATGGTTGCGCGGTCTTCGTCCGCCGTTTCGGCCGCTGCCGCATGCGCGGCGCCGGACAGCAGGATGGCGAGCGCAGAGGCGCCCCAGGTGGAAATATACTTGAAAGACATGGATAAACCTCGACCGGGCAGGCCGATCGCGGCCTCCCCCCTGAACATGCAAATGGAGCCGCATCGATGCGCGGCGCCTTCGAATGGTGGTTCAGGAGTGGGCTGGTGGTCCGGTGGGCGGCGGCGGCGGCGCAGCGAGACCACGACCTATCGCGCCGGTGCCGCGTGCCAGGACGAGGTACGATATGACCGGCGCGAAGGCGAAGGGAACGCCGCTATCCAGCGACGGCAGATCGAGCGCCGCTCCGAAGCCCGCGAAGACGCAGGGATGCGAAGCCCGGTCGTCGCCCGGCTTGCCCTCATGCACCTCACCCTTGTCGTCGACCCAGGCCGATACCGCGCCTTGTCCGGTGCAAAGGATGATAGAAAAACCACGCTCGGCCGATGCCGGCATCCAACCCGCAGGAATGAGAACCCGCATGATCAGCGCCAGGACGGACAGGCACAGAGCCGCCTGCATGCAGACGCGTGCCGCGCTTCCCGCGGTGAAGGACCGACCCCCGATCATCGCGCCGCCCCTTACGCAGCATGCCGCCCGAAGTCCATCGGGCAAGATGCCCCACCCGACGCGTTCGAACCGATCGCCGGGCCACTACCGTAACTACCGAGTCTGGACCGCTTTTCCCGCGGGTGACAGGATCGGGCCCGGGGAAGATGTGGGGACCGGATGGACGGAGCGACGATCAGGCGTGCAGCGGTGATACCAAGGTCGCTCGGGGCCCCGCATCTGTTGCGCGACAATAGGCTTATCGGGGCGGCGGCGATCCTGCTGCTCGCCCTCGCCACCTATCTGTCCGCTGCCTACAGCCTCTCCTTTCCCAATGAAGGGCGCCTCACCCCCGGTGTCTGGCTCGTCAACGGAATCGCCCTCGCCGCGCTTCTGCGCACCTCACGCCGGCGGTGGCCAGCGATCATCCTGGCCGCCTATCTCGGCAATCTGGCCGCCGACATGCAGTTTCGCGACAAGCCGCTGCTGCTGGACGCCCTGAGTTCGGGCACTAACGCCGTTCAGTTCACCCTGTGCGCCGCCGTCGTGCGCGACCGCATCGGCCGCTTCTTCGATCTGACCGATATCCGCCATCTGCTGTGGCTGGGGGCGATGGGCGCAGCAACGACCGCGCTCAAGGTCGGTATCGCCATGGGCCTGAACGTCGGCCTCGGGATCGCGGACATCTACAACCGGCACATGCTCGACTGGGCGCTGATCGTCTTCCTCGGTCTGTTCGTCCTCGCCCTGCCGCTCCTCGCCCTCTCCGCACCACGCGACCGCCTGTCCAAACCGATCGACCCCATCGGTATCGCGCTGGTCCTGCTGCAGCTTGTAGTGCTCTTCCTGACCTTCGGGCCACCGGGTTACCCGGGGGTCTATCTGGCGGTGCCCGTGCTGATGCTGCTCGCCTGGCGGCATGGCCTGCTCGGCGCCGGCCTCGGATCGGTCGTCACGATCGTCGCAGCGTGCATGTTGCTGCGCTTCACCTCCGGCCTCGATGGAAGGCTCTCCATAGCCGGCTACAATGCCACCGAGCGGGGCACCTATCTGGAGCTGTTCTTCAGCGTCGCGATCCTGATGTGCCTTCCACTCGCGATCGGCCGGACGCGGCAACTGCGCATGGAGCGCGCGCTGGCCGACGCGCTCGAAGCCGCCAACCGGCGCAGCGCGCTGCTGGCGGACAGCGAAGCCGCCGCGCGTCGCTCCGAAGCGGCTCTGATCGAGAATGAGCTGCGCTGGCGCTCGGCGATCGAAGGCTCGGGACTGGGCGTATGGGACTGGAACATGGCCCGCCGCGAGATATTCCTCTCGCAGCGCCTCAACGCAATGTTCGGCTACCCGGAAGAGGAGCGGCAGAATAATCTGCGCAGCATCCGCCAGCGCATCCACCCGGAGGATCGGCAACGTAGCCGGGTCGCCCTGCAGCGCTGTCTGAAGGGAGAAGCCCCGACCTACGAATGCCAGATGCGCTGCCAGTGCGCCGACGGGAGCTATCGCTGGTTTCACGATCGGGGGATGATTTTCGAGCGTGCCGCCGACGGCACGCCCGTGCGCATGATCGGCACCTATACCGACATCCACCAGCAGAAGACCTATGAACTGCGGTCCCGCCGCCATGCCCGGCTCTATGCCACGCTGGCAGCCTGCAACGCAGCGATCGCCCGCCGCGCACCCATCAGCGACCTGTGCGCGACGATCTGCGACATCCTCGTCGGCAGCAGCGACATCCGGCTCGCCTGGATCGGCTTCGCCAATGAGGAGACGGGCATCTTCGGGCCGATGACGATCCGGGGCGACGCGCTGGAACATGTCGCGAATGTCCGCTTGTCCGCGCGCGCCGACGACCCTCGGGGATTGGGCCCTACGGGCGTGGCGTTCCGCCGGAACGAGGCGGTGTGGGTCGAAGACTATGCCCATGACCCTCTGACGCAAAGCTGGCGCGAGGTGGGCGCGCGGTTCGGCTGGAAGAGCATGGCCGTGATCCCGTTGCGCCGGAAGATGGAACCGGTCGCGATCCTCGGCATTCACGCCGGCGATGTCGGCTTCTTCGACGACGAGGCCCGTGCCTTGCTGGTCGACATCGCCGCGCAGTTCAACCTCGCGCTCGAAATCGACGAAGCCGAAGACGCCGCCGCCCGCTACCAGCTCGAGCTGGCAGAATCCGAACGGCGGTTTCGCGCGGTGTTCGAGGCTTCGCCCATCGGCATCGCCGTCATGGACACCGCAACGGGCGACTTCCACACCGTCAACCCGCGCTTCGAGGCGATCGTCGGGCGCCGCATCGATGAGCTCCGGACGCTTACATGGCAGGCGATCACCCACCCCGACGACATCCAGCAGGACGTCGCGCTTTGGGAGCAGTTCGCGGCGGGCTCGATCAACGGTTACCAGCTCGAGAAGCGCTATGTGCGCGAGCAGGGCGAGCCTGTCTGGGTCCATATGACGATCGCGCGCTTTGCGATGCCGGACGAAGCGAAGCCGCAGCATCTGTGCATGATCGAGGATATCACCGAGGAAAAGACGCTGCGAAGCCAGATGGAGTTTGCGCAGCGCATGGAATCGATCGGACAGCTGACCGGCGGCGTCGCGCACGACTTCAACAATCTGCTGACGATCATGATCGGGAGCAGCGAGACCCTGCTGGAAACGCTCCGCGACGAGGAGCAGCGCAAGCTGGCGGCGCTGGTGCTGCAGGCCGCAGAACAGGGCGGCGAACTGACGCGGCGGCTGCTCGCCTTCTCCCGCAGGCAGCCCCTCGAACCGCAGAGCTTCGACCTCAATGCCCTCGTCGAGCGCAACATACCGCTGCTGCGCCGCTCTCTGGGCGGTGGCCTGCGCTTCGTCGTCGACGAATCGCCGGACCTGCTGCCTGTCTTCGCGGATCCCGGACAGACCGAGGCCGCAATCCTGAATCTCTGCATCAACGCGCGCGACGCGATGCCGCAGGGTGGCGTGCTGGTGCTGGCGACGCAAAATGCGCGGCTCGACGAGGACATGTGCCGCAGGCACCCCGACGCCGCCGAGGGCGACTATGTGGTCGTCGAGGTGAGCGATACGGGCAGCGGCATCGCTCCCGAGCTGATGGACAAGATCTTCGAACCCTTCTTCACTACCAAGGAAACCGGCAAGGGCTCGGGCCTTGGCCTCAGCATGGTGTACGGCTTCGTCAGGCAGTCGGGCGGCTTCATCGAAGTGGACAGCGAGATCGGGCGCGGAACCCGCTTCTCGCTCTTCCTGCCTGCCGCCGCCGATGCCGGAGAGAATCCGGCCCCCGCGCAAGAGCCTTCCCAGGAGCGTCTCGAAAAGGGGGAGGAGCGCATATTGCTGGTCGAGGACAATGAGGTGCTCCGCGCCCATGCCCGTGCCCAGCTCGAGAGCCTGGGCTATGAGGTGCTGGAGGCCGAAGACGGTGCAGTCGCGCTCGACATCCTCTCCGGTCGCGACGATATCGACCTGCTGTTCACCGACATCGTGATGCCGGGGGGCATCAATGGACGCGACCTCGCGGAGCGGGCGCTGGTCCGCCAGCCCTGGCTGCGCATTCTCTATACCTCCGGCTATTCGCGCGATGCGTTGATGAAGGATGGGCGTCTCGTGGCGGGGGTGACGCTTCTGCAGAAGCCTTATGCCAAACGCGATCTGGCGGCGAAGGTCCGCCGCGTCCTCGACGAAGTGCCGCCGCTGTAGCCCACGGACAAAAAACCGCATTGCGGAAAATTGGACTTGCGGCAATGCAAGCCCCCTTTAGGGTTGCTGCGGGGGCCGTAACGGACCGTCTATAGGACGGACCGGACGGGATCCCCGTCATCGCGCTGTCCGGCCATTTCCGCCGGGCGGGGGGCCGCGAAGGGGTTGCTTATGGCGCAGGACGGATCGGGGCATGTTCACGTCATCGATGACGAACCCGGCGTGCGGGAAACGATTGCCATAATCCTGCGGGCGGCGGGCCACCCCGTCTCAGTTTATGAGACGGCAGAGTCCCTCGTGGACAGTCTGGATCCGGATGCGTCCGGCTGCGTCGTCACCGACGTCAATATGCCGGGCATGAACGGCATCGGCCTGATCAGGCACATGAAGTCGATCGGGTCGGACATGCCGGTCATCGTTATTTCGGGACAGGCCGACGTGGCTATGGCGGTTGAGGCAATGAAAGCCGGCGCTGTCGAGTTCCTCGAAAAGCCTCTTCATGCCGAACCTCTGCGAGATGCGGTGCAGGCCGCGCTGGATCGCACACCCGCCCCCAGGTCGCCCGAGGCCGAACGCTATGTCCGCGTCGTTGAATCGCTGACGCGTCGCCAGCGCGAAGTGCTGACCGGCATATTGGAAGGCCTGCCCAACAAACTGATCGCGCATCGGCTGGGTCTCAGCGTCCGCACCGTCGAGGCCTATCGGGCAGCGATCATGGAACGGACACAGACCCGCAGCCTCAGCGAGCTCGTCCGGCTCGGTATCATGGCGGGGCTGTAGGAGCGGTGCGCCGGAACTAGGCCGCTCCTGCGCCCAGCCAGGCCGCCAGGCGTCGGAAATGAAGAGCGGAGGAGAATTTCACGCCGAGCCGGCCGTCCGCCGTCCAGCGCACCACCGCCGTGAAGTCGCCCAATCCATCCAGGATGAGTTCGACGACGTCGCCGGGAGCCACCGGCAGGGGATCAGCGAGGCCGAGGCCAGCGCCCGACAACGAGATGTTCTCGATGAAGACGCGGGTTTCGGCGCATCCGGCGATTAATCGCCCGCCGCCCCGAGCGCAGAAGCGCGGCGCCCGGCTCGGGTGAAGCTGGTCGGCTGCTCCCCCCAGAAACTCGGCCGTATCCACCGGCGCATCGAACTCCACGCCGGCGCTCCCGTCGGCGCTCCAGCGGACCGTCGCGGGAACGGTGATATCGGACCGGACCTGCAGCTGCAGCCTCTGGCCCATCTCAACGAGAAAATTGGTTTCTATCCGCGCGCCCCGGGCCGAAAGATTGCGGATGATGCACAGGGTTTCGCCCCGATCGCCGAGAAGCTTCGCCACCTTGAACGTCGTCACATGGCGCACGTCGCGCCTGCGGCTTTCGGAATGCGGCTCGATGGTCATTCTCGGCTCCTCTCCAACTACCGGATGATCCTCAGAACTCGGTCCAGTCGTCGCCCACCGCGCGAGCGATCGGGACGACCTGCGAGGGCGCCGGGACGGTCTTGACGCGCAGTGCCCGGACATTGCCCCCCGCTCCACTGCGCGGCGCGGCGCTCCCCGCCAGACGGAAGGAACCGACCGCTGACACCAGTTCCGACGCTTCATGGGCCAGCGTGCGGGCGGCGGCGCTGGATTGCTCGACCATCGCCGCATTCTGCTGGGTCATCCGGTCCATATTCGACACGGCGCCACTTACCAGCCCCAGCCGGCCCGCCTGAATCTCCGCGGCTTCCGAAATCTCGGCCGCCTGCTCCTTGATCTCCGCGACCCTGCCGGCGATGCGCTCCAGGGCCGCACCGGTGCGTCCGACGAGGTCGACACCACGCCCCACCTGGCGCGACGAGGTTTCGATCAGTCCCTTGATATTCTGCGCGGCATCGGCCGAGCGCTGCGCAAGCGCTCTGACCTCGTTCGCCACGACCGCGAACCCGCGACCCGATTCCCCG encodes the following:
- a CDS encoding TonB-dependent receptor family protein, producing the protein MSFKYISTWGASALAILLSGAAHAAAAETADEDRATIVVTAASVTEEARREVEKRPGGVDVVDAAEFADRVAVSLRDALAFSPGVYMQPRFGQEIRLSIRGSGLSRGFHMRGLTLLQDGIPINLADDNGDFQELDPQVFERIEVYRGANALRFGGSTLGGAINAVTPTGRTAPRLELRVDGGSFSTIRTKAAAAFADERGDAYVALTTDNSDGDRQHAKRGALRFNGNVGLRLADAIETRFYIVASRIDQDLPGALSLDQVRTNPRQALPSIIALDQERDIDSIRLQNRTTVDLGTGTLAFGGFYNAKKLFHPIFQVIDQNSDDRGVFASLDLSGRAAGMDWEITLGTQARFGKVAAKQFFNVAGNRGAPTANVRQTARTINSYGELRLKPVDRLTLVAGGIYTSGKREIVNRLVAARSGSADFDAFAPKIGLLYDLADGVQLYSNYNRSVELPGFSELSQTPATGLPGFTAVGTQKAWTFEIGTRGRHGIASWDIGIYRADLKGEMLQYAISPTFPASTFNAGKTRHQGVEAGLDLTLGALLRLRQVYQYNDFSFRDDAQYGDNRLPVLPKHQYRAELRIGFEGLNLTPNVEWVPQGAWVDYQNTKRAPGYTMFGVRGEARVAEGVTLFVDARNLTNKKAVGDVSAILRYVANNPATVADEGSVAFYPIERRAVYGGLRMTF
- a CDS encoding PAS domain-containing protein, giving the protein MIPRSLGAPHLLRDNRLIGAAAILLLALATYLSAAYSLSFPNEGRLTPGVWLVNGIALAALLRTSRRRWPAIILAAYLGNLAADMQFRDKPLLLDALSSGTNAVQFTLCAAVVRDRIGRFFDLTDIRHLLWLGAMGAATTALKVGIAMGLNVGLGIADIYNRHMLDWALIVFLGLFVLALPLLALSAPRDRLSKPIDPIGIALVLLQLVVLFLTFGPPGYPGVYLAVPVLMLLAWRHGLLGAGLGSVVTIVAACMLLRFTSGLDGRLSIAGYNATERGTYLELFFSVAILMCLPLAIGRTRQLRMERALADALEAANRRSALLADSEAAARRSEAALIENELRWRSAIEGSGLGVWDWNMARREIFLSQRLNAMFGYPEEERQNNLRSIRQRIHPEDRQRSRVALQRCLKGEAPTYECQMRCQCADGSYRWFHDRGMIFERAADGTPVRMIGTYTDIHQQKTYELRSRRHARLYATLAACNAAIARRAPISDLCATICDILVGSSDIRLAWIGFANEETGIFGPMTIRGDALEHVANVRLSARADDPRGLGPTGVAFRRNEAVWVEDYAHDPLTQSWREVGARFGWKSMAVIPLRRKMEPVAILGIHAGDVGFFDDEARALLVDIAAQFNLALEIDEAEDAAARYQLELAESERRFRAVFEASPIGIAVMDTATGDFHTVNPRFEAIVGRRIDELRTLTWQAITHPDDIQQDVALWEQFAAGSINGYQLEKRYVREQGEPVWVHMTIARFAMPDEAKPQHLCMIEDITEEKTLRSQMEFAQRMESIGQLTGGVAHDFNNLLTIMIGSSETLLETLRDEEQRKLAALVLQAAEQGGELTRRLLAFSRRQPLEPQSFDLNALVERNIPLLRRSLGGGLRFVVDESPDLLPVFADPGQTEAAILNLCINARDAMPQGGVLVLATQNARLDEDMCRRHPDAAEGDYVVVEVSDTGSGIAPELMDKIFEPFFTTKETGKGSGLGLSMVYGFVRQSGGFIEVDSEIGRGTRFSLFLPAAADAGENPAPAQEPSQERLEKGEERILLVEDNEVLRAHARAQLESLGYEVLEAEDGAVALDILSGRDDIDLLFTDIVMPGGINGRDLAERALVRQPWLRILYTSGYSRDALMKDGRLVAGVTLLQKPYAKRDLAAKVRRVLDEVPPL
- a CDS encoding response regulator transcription factor codes for the protein MAQDGSGHVHVIDDEPGVRETIAIILRAAGHPVSVYETAESLVDSLDPDASGCVVTDVNMPGMNGIGLIRHMKSIGSDMPVIVISGQADVAMAVEAMKAGAVEFLEKPLHAEPLRDAVQAALDRTPAPRSPEAERYVRVVESLTRRQREVLTGILEGLPNKLIAHRLGLSVRTVEAYRAAIMERTQTRSLSELVRLGIMAGL
- a CDS encoding PilZ domain-containing protein is translated as MTIEPHSESRRRDVRHVTTFKVAKLLGDRGETLCIIRNLSARGARIETNFLVEMGQRLQLQVRSDITVPATVRWSADGSAGVEFDAPVDTAEFLGGAADQLHPSRAPRFCARGGGRLIAGCAETRVFIENISLSGAGLGLADPLPVAPGDVVELILDGLGDFTAVVRWTADGRLGVKFSSALHFRRLAAWLGAGAA